In Nymphalis io chromosome 13, ilAglIoxx1.1, whole genome shotgun sequence, the genomic stretch AAGCAAACGGCACTCAAGAAACAGGTAACCTCcaaatttttaattctttaagtaCTACTTATATACATCGAATAAATCTATTGAAGCTTATTTAGTGATTGCCAAATAGGGTTTGTATTAcgattaattgattaaaaacttataaatgttCATTCTTTAGAACCATCTGCCGAGGCTTCTACTTCTGATGAAGTTCCCACAAAAGAATCTTTAAAACGACCAGTTGAAaccaatgaaaataatttagtttcattGCCAAAAAGTAAGTTTGAAAAgacattgattataaaaattatatttagcaatgttattaaaacaattacattactaacttttcaaaataaccaGTAAACTTCTAATAATGCGTTATCAGAATATCTAGCAAGTATTgcgtttttattagtaaatttaaagtatattatgtacatttttaaagttaattgtatACTACAATCATTCATGTAAAAAAATTGCAGAAAAGAAGAAGAAACAAAAGACCACTATCACTCCTGAGCTAAAACAGGAGCCAGCAACAAAAAGTGATAATGAGCAAGAGGAAAATAATGATGAAGTTGAGGTTAAGCCAGGAGAAGAAagtgaatgtaaatatttttgaattcaatatttgtataacacatttgtagataaaaattataccataatataatactattatattatgctatatTTTAATggcgaaaattaattaatctgtgGCTGAAGTTAGTCTGAAGTCCTccagattaatattatattttaatattatgatatattttttattatataattgttactgGATGGAGATGATAATTGATTATTCAAAAATTGGCTTATAGATTGCCTTCTTGTTATCCTTTTTTGTACAAGACTAACAAAGccctaattttatttcagtgcCAGGTTCTAGTTTATGTCTAGGAATTTTGTCTGATCAGAAGTTTTCATCTTTAAAAGAGAAAGTATGTGAGGCAACACTAATGGGTATAAAGGACATGGGTTTCACAACAATGACAGAAATACAAGCTAAAGCAATACCACCTCTACTTGAAGGAAGAGATCTTGTGGGTGCAGCTAGAACAGGCTCTGGAAAAACTCTTGCCTTTCTCATACCAGCTATTGACCtcatatacaaattaaagttCAAACCTAGAAATGGTaagctttttaaatatacaaacatacaataataatcaaaacaatatgacagtatttaatacataaattatatttaaataaaattatactgctTAATGCACAGTTTGACTTTAATGACATTTTGGTATAAGTTATTAGCGAGATAGACCTACATGATGATAATAAGGCGAACATGAAAATTGGGCACCATACTctttatattgaaacaaaatcaGATTTGAGTCTCCAGTTTTCTGTTGAGGCATGTCTGTTTTTGTTTcagtatgaaataataaagtatgtaaTGTCCAgagttatttaatgaataaagaaTGGATATctgataaaactaaaatataatattcatgctagtatttttttcaaattaactcAAACCAAGTATATTCCTAGGCACTGGTGTTATAATACTGTCCCCAACAAGGGAACTGTCAATGCAGACATTTGGAGTTTTAATGGAATTGATGAAATACCACCATCATACATATGGTCTGGTTATGGGAGGGGCTAATAGAACTACTGAAGCACAAAAACTTTCTAAAGGTACTAACAACATAACtcataaaaaattacttttttaaattataatttatttttctactgCAGATTTTTAAGTGCTATAAAATtcaatgtacataaaatattaagattctCCATATATAATTACAGGTATTAATATATTAGTGGCAACACCTGGACGTCTGCTAGATCATTTACAAAATACACCAGATTTCTTGTACAAAAACTTGCAATGTCTTGTTATTGATGAAGCTGACAGGATACTTGAAATTGGTTTTGAAGAAgaagtaaaacaaattataagatTATTGCCTAGTAAGTGAAAGTTGCATTGATTATGAATGTTACCATAAACAAAAATCCCAAaagttgaaacaataattttcacattctttttgtaatttaatgatactgatataatattaaaaaatcattatcgCAGTTCCCAAagcttgttttgttttataaaaggatatattaatgtatatatttgtttgtatatgtGGTAATGTTAAAGCATCCGAAGATTTACAcaacaataatgttttaattcccttaaaatttatttatctttttactttaaaaacctGCATATTACCTGCATATTACCATATGCAGGTTTAGGATTAGTATTGTAATGAAAGAATAACAAAAGGGAATTCTTTTAGAACGACGCCAGACAATGCTTTTTAGTGCCACACAAACCAAGAAAACAGAATCACTGACAGCTTTGGCTGTAAAGCATGAACCTGTGTATGTGGGTGTTGATGATCATAGAGAACAAGCAACTGTTGATTCTTTGGAACAAGggtaaactaatttatttaagtatttttgacattaataaaagaaacagatcctgattaaatacttattactggtggtagggctttgtgcaagctcgtctgggtaggtaccacccactcatcagatattctaccgcaaaacagcaatacttgatattgttgtgttccggtttgaagggtgagtgagccagtgtaattttatgtcccttgtgcctgtgcacaagggacataaaatcttagttcccaagattggtggcgcattggctataagcgatggttgacatttcttacaatgccaatgtctaagggcgtttggtgaccacttaccatcaggtggcccatatgctcgtccacctttctattctataaaaaaaataaaaaaataacaactttgAAACTTACATTATCTCAATCAACAATTGTAACATTTGAGTATTTCCTTTGTGTTATGTCTTGCAAATTTAACCACTTTATCGaatgtataa encodes the following:
- the LOC126772805 gene encoding probable ATP-dependent RNA helicase pitchoune, whose translation is MPTPDKILMRKIKKREKKKLKLISKKANGTQETEPSAEASTSDEVPTKESLKRPVETNENNLVSLPKKKKKKQKTTITPELKQEPATKSDNEQEENNDEVEVKPGEESELPGSSLCLGILSDQKFSSLKEKVCEATLMGIKDMGFTTMTEIQAKAIPPLLEGRDLVGAARTGSGKTLAFLIPAIDLIYKLKFKPRNGTGVIILSPTRELSMQTFGVLMELMKYHHHTYGLVMGGANRTTEAQKLSKGINILVATPGRLLDHLQNTPDFLYKNLQCLVIDEADRILEIGFEEEVKQIIRLLPKRRQTMLFSATQTKKTESLTALAVKHEPVYVGVDDHREQATVDSLEQGYIVCPSEKRMMVLFTFLKKNRKKKVMVFFSTCMSVKYHHELFNYIDLPVMSIHGKQQQAKRTTTFFQFCNAESGILLCTDVAARGLDIPAVDWIVQYDPPDDPKEYIHRVGRTARGLGTSGHALLFLRPEELGFLRFLKQSKVTLNEFEFSWNKVADIQLQLEKLISRNYFLNQSAKEAFKSYLRAYDSHHLKTIFDIDTIDLAKVSKSFGFTVPPAVELKAPTKGPTQKRKGGGGFGYFKTLNAPSHKKAEKTKIYRQKGNGNRSIS